From the Oceanicaulis alexandrii DSM 11625 genome, one window contains:
- a CDS encoding ATP-grasp domain-containing protein → MTRICFLTSADMMKDRPGARDDWFEFDLEFGALSKACAAEGISLEACIWDQPFDASVYDGFMVGTVWDYPPKLQHFLDTLDRLNEIAPVYNSPALVRWNIEKTYLKALDEAGAPSIPTLWADKADADAIAAGFDRFGGDKIVVKPLVGGGAWRQALVKKGEALPDADDLPLGACLIQPFLPGVPEEGEYSMIFFGGRFSHALNKRPKSGDYRVQSLYGATEVRWEPSEADLALAREVLNAARAITGEDEFLYARVDMVRGLTGGLVVMELEIIEPYLYPEQGPDMGAVFVEALKDKLA, encoded by the coding sequence ATGACCCGCATCTGTTTTCTGACCTCCGCCGACATGATGAAGGATCGTCCGGGCGCCCGTGACGACTGGTTCGAGTTCGATCTGGAATTCGGCGCCTTGTCCAAGGCGTGCGCGGCGGAAGGGATCTCCCTGGAAGCCTGCATCTGGGACCAGCCGTTTGACGCCTCGGTCTATGATGGCTTCATGGTGGGCACGGTGTGGGATTATCCGCCCAAGCTGCAGCATTTTCTCGATACGCTCGATCGGCTCAATGAGATCGCCCCCGTTTATAACAGCCCGGCCCTGGTGCGCTGGAACATCGAGAAAACCTATCTCAAGGCGCTGGATGAAGCGGGCGCTCCCTCTATCCCGACGCTCTGGGCGGACAAGGCGGATGCGGACGCTATTGCAGCGGGGTTTGACCGGTTTGGCGGCGACAAGATCGTGGTGAAACCGCTGGTGGGTGGCGGTGCCTGGCGTCAGGCGCTGGTCAAGAAGGGCGAAGCCTTGCCCGACGCAGATGATCTGCCGCTTGGCGCCTGCCTGATCCAGCCCTTCCTGCCCGGCGTGCCGGAAGAGGGCGAATACTCGATGATCTTCTTTGGCGGGCGGTTCTCCCATGCGCTCAACAAGCGCCCCAAATCCGGCGATTACCGGGTGCAGTCGCTGTATGGCGCCACCGAAGTGCGTTGGGAGCCGTCCGAGGCGGATCTCGCTCTGGCGCGCGAGGTGCTCAACGCCGCCCGCGCCATCACCGGCGAGGACGAGTTTCTCTACGCTCGCGTCGACATGGTGCGCGGCCTGACCGGCGGGCTGGTGGTGATGGAGCTCGAGATCATCGAGCCGTATCTCTATCCCGAACAAGGCCCGGACATGGGCGCGGTGTTTGTCGAAGCGCTGAAAGACAAGCTCGCCTAA
- a CDS encoding adenosine kinase, protein MTETRYDVLGVGNAIVDVLASVNDAFIEQHGLAKDAMLLIDEDRAQALYEAFPPAQEISGGSAANTLAGVASLGVRGAYIGKVADDQLGEVFAHDLRSIGVHYDTKPLKDGPSTARCLIAVPEDARRAMNTFLGASTMMDEADIDPALVQSATVTFLEGYLFDRPEAKAAFVRASEIAQAANRRVALTLSDMFCVERHRDSFRHLVKNHIDVLFANEAEIKALYEVDDFETALAKVRAETRVAAITRSEKGAVIVSGDEEVRVDADPVETIVDTTGAGDQFAAGFLAGYSRGADLHTCGRLGVIAAAEVISHMGARPLVSLKDLAAQKGVTLD, encoded by the coding sequence ATGACCGAAACCCGCTACGACGTTCTTGGCGTCGGCAACGCCATTGTGGACGTGCTCGCGTCTGTGAATGACGCCTTCATCGAGCAACACGGTCTGGCCAAGGACGCCATGCTGCTGATTGACGAAGACCGGGCGCAGGCCCTGTATGAGGCGTTTCCGCCGGCGCAGGAAATCTCCGGCGGCTCTGCGGCCAATACGCTCGCGGGCGTGGCCAGCCTTGGCGTCCGCGGCGCCTATATCGGCAAGGTCGCTGACGACCAGCTGGGTGAAGTGTTCGCCCATGATTTGCGGTCGATCGGCGTGCATTACGACACCAAGCCGCTCAAGGACGGCCCCTCCACAGCGCGTTGCCTGATCGCTGTGCCAGAAGATGCGCGCCGGGCGATGAACACCTTCCTGGGCGCGTCCACAATGATGGATGAAGCCGATATCGACCCCGCACTGGTCCAGTCTGCGACCGTGACCTTCCTGGAAGGCTATCTGTTTGACCGCCCCGAAGCGAAAGCCGCTTTCGTGCGCGCCTCAGAAATCGCCCAGGCCGCCAACCGCCGCGTGGCCCTGACCCTGTCGGACATGTTCTGTGTGGAGCGTCACCGTGACAGCTTCCGCCATCTGGTGAAAAACCATATCGACGTGTTGTTCGCCAACGAGGCCGAGATCAAGGCGCTGTACGAAGTCGATGATTTTGAAACGGCCCTTGCGAAAGTGCGCGCAGAAACCCGCGTCGCCGCCATCACCCGCTCTGAAAAGGGCGCCGTGATCGTGTCCGGTGATGAAGAAGTGCGCGTGGACGCCGACCCCGTTGAAACCATCGTAGACACGACCGGCGCCGGCGATCAGTTCGCCGCCGGTTTCCTCGCAGGGTATTCGCGCGGCGCGGACCTTCACACCTGCGGCCGTCTGGGCGTTATCGCCGCCGCTGAAGTGATCTCGCACATGGGCGCGCGTCCGCTTGTCTCGCTGAAGGATCTGGCGGCGCAGAAAGGCGTCACGCTGGACTAG
- a CDS encoding putative bifunctional diguanylate cyclase/phosphodiesterase: protein MKFTLLCGVILVAATTALMAVEYQLKSQDNNSAGLVHAELITELFTSTAANAIAVSDIEGLTNRLLADFGARPDVSSVYVADVNGRVIALNGEVPYGVGDRAADHLVQSAIGAVDTRVERVGDDIRVAEPVFFNGRLIGAVVATVPMSAVVTPAIDIIIRQLVIAIAALIVFLPLVALIVRKALGPVRRLTEAARLASSRKLDLRIEVHTGDELEVLANAFNRMFARLDASVKRVHRLAYVDMITELPNRERFRKEVERVAREASESGEEGAILFLDLDRFKRVNDSLGIGEGDRLLEAVGRRLREAVRGWDLSQGDLTKEPSMVARLGGDEFTVLLPRLRDSADAARLARRIVDSVRRPFEISGHQVFLGISAGIACFPRDGSDPETLLRHADLAMASVKRAGGNACEFFETSMNQSAFERLVLENELREAVRDDQLVVFYQPKISMVDGSIAGSEALVRWRHPTAGLLSPGAFIQAAEECGLIGEIGDWVLRRACHEAQQLRERGLDVPVAVNVSAMQFESEGFSQTVLEALQDSGLPPEFLELELTESTAMREPERVIEQIEPLRRLGVTFAIDDFGTGHSSLSYLTRMPFDVFKIDQSFVRDMSQDEHARIVVETILAMAKSLKLKTVAEGVETHDQYRALRALGATLAQGYLFGRPMPFAELVTFASAGGRESVAG, encoded by the coding sequence ATGAAGTTCACTTTGCTTTGCGGGGTGATCCTTGTCGCCGCGACGACTGCGCTCATGGCTGTCGAATACCAGCTGAAGTCCCAAGACAATAATTCGGCGGGCCTGGTCCATGCCGAGCTGATCACTGAATTGTTCACCTCCACAGCCGCCAACGCCATCGCCGTGAGTGACATTGAAGGCCTGACCAATCGTCTGCTGGCTGATTTCGGCGCGAGGCCGGACGTCAGCTCTGTCTATGTGGCCGATGTGAACGGGCGCGTCATCGCGCTCAATGGCGAAGTGCCCTACGGCGTCGGTGATCGCGCCGCCGATCATCTGGTGCAGTCCGCCATCGGCGCTGTGGACACCCGCGTTGAACGCGTGGGCGATGACATTCGCGTCGCCGAGCCTGTGTTCTTCAACGGCCGTCTGATCGGCGCGGTGGTCGCTACCGTGCCCATGTCCGCCGTGGTGACCCCGGCCATCGACATCATCATCCGCCAGCTGGTGATCGCCATAGCGGCCCTGATCGTCTTCCTGCCGCTGGTCGCGCTGATCGTGCGCAAGGCGCTGGGCCCTGTCCGCCGCCTGACTGAGGCCGCGCGTCTGGCGTCCTCACGCAAGCTGGATCTGCGTATCGAAGTGCATACCGGCGATGAGCTGGAAGTGCTGGCGAACGCCTTCAACCGCATGTTTGCGCGTCTCGACGCGTCCGTGAAGCGCGTGCATCGCCTGGCCTATGTGGACATGATCACCGAGCTGCCCAACCGCGAACGCTTCCGTAAGGAAGTCGAGCGCGTGGCGCGCGAAGCGTCTGAATCGGGTGAAGAAGGCGCGATCCTGTTTCTCGACCTCGACCGCTTCAAACGCGTCAATGACTCCCTCGGGATTGGCGAAGGCGACCGTCTGCTTGAAGCCGTCGGACGCCGTTTGCGCGAAGCCGTCCGGGGCTGGGATCTGTCTCAGGGCGATCTGACCAAGGAACCGTCCATGGTCGCACGCCTGGGCGGGGATGAGTTCACCGTCCTGCTGCCGCGCCTGCGCGACAGCGCAGACGCCGCGCGCCTGGCCCGCCGCATCGTGGATTCGGTGCGCCGCCCCTTCGAGATTTCAGGCCATCAGGTCTTTCTGGGCATTTCCGCGGGCATCGCCTGTTTCCCGCGCGACGGATCGGATCCGGAAACGCTGCTGCGTCACGCCGACCTCGCCATGGCGTCGGTGAAACGCGCCGGCGGCAATGCCTGTGAATTCTTCGAGACCTCCATGAACCAGAGCGCGTTTGAGCGACTGGTGCTGGAGAACGAGCTGCGTGAAGCCGTACGCGACGACCAGCTCGTGGTCTTCTACCAGCCCAAGATCTCCATGGTGGACGGCTCGATCGCCGGTTCAGAAGCACTGGTGCGCTGGCGCCATCCGACGGCAGGCCTGTTGTCGCCCGGCGCCTTCATCCAGGCGGCGGAAGAGTGCGGCCTGATCGGTGAAATCGGCGACTGGGTGCTGCGCCGCGCGTGCCATGAAGCCCAGCAATTGCGTGAACGCGGCCTGGATGTGCCGGTGGCTGTGAACGTCTCCGCCATGCAGTTTGAAAGCGAAGGTTTCTCCCAGACGGTGCTGGAAGCCTTGCAGGACAGCGGCTTGCCGCCTGAGTTCCTGGAGCTGGAGCTGACGGAATCCACCGCCATGCGTGAACCCGAGCGCGTGATCGAACAGATCGAACCGCTGCGCCGACTGGGCGTCACCTTCGCCATTGACGATTTCGGCACCGGGCATTCCTCCCTGTCCTATCTGACCCGCATGCCCTTTGACGTCTTCAAGATCGATCAGAGTTTCGTGCGCGATATGAGCCAGGACGAGCACGCCCGCATTGTGGTTGAAACCATCCTGGCCATGGCCAAATCCCTCAAGCTGAAGACCGT